In one window of Oncorhynchus kisutch isolate 150728-3 linkage group LG16, Okis_V2, whole genome shotgun sequence DNA:
- the LOC109878207 gene encoding bromodomain adjacent to zinc finger domain protein 2B-like isoform X1, which produces MESGERLASPAPPTARTSSPAASSSSSSSSSSPAPHSKSSLAPSPAASLGSTLSTSGRLYGVMSDQQPYTLSSAFPLVSHPAFGLYTTSSGRPEFGGLGSLGSLGSLGSLGMSAALAAHPQLGALTEWWRAAEAHSRGAAAFLPPFLGLPTMFTPHIQQNHSPLQAPSRTPSKNGQTPKGVNGAVNGSGVSSPTMQGSYSMNASPSLGASQAVKGPNSKARGPRSSPHSQSHTAELQLEKVPCKPKDKKPGKKPAEVAGVSDSESGSSSDSSSDGAISSDLEDLGGEEDDDDDDDDDDDDEDEEEEGKSEAWNSEKEKARRTKKKMKIGTLSSGMKEAQDNRNSLPHSLHSDPPTLVPSQHSPSTLSQSSPLSLQTSRPREEGLQQHLSVIQSTGLAASSKPLALLTQPRRETSSPSTVSASPIPLITSPKGRTTASPKPPKLLPSSPQHPPLSLCSSSKPLSVPSLARSVPLSSSPQSFPLLTSPMANSQQPKPLKTPGSGKASKRKLLEESLSQINEFRLKQSLLSQGQTFPAAQPKKQQGHKTSRKAAGVTSSSLPPPNLSSSESPCGGGRSTKLPPAPLPPPPQNNHSNLFLSSALLGLAAHPNGVIQSTTAQDAPLALITKPRKDSNKDLSRAGASLSLPVNLSTGGRVHSASSQGPPARPATSPSPATARGPRKIKAPKAPNLQVQAHALAPMAAWKGLSQSHLVQSLVDLFRGAEAGLPGLPGLPSSKDSDDSVEDDDDDDDDDLDDLEDDEEDSDDSLSDSDSNSDSDKDVSGGKLKDPKLKLPSSGSVSKREKTPLKLTKGHASLLSSTTNHTAASCSPLNLQVIKTPNIVTSSSALAYHNSPSSSYSLVTPPGAGKRKRVMDEQELRIPLELGWQRETRIKSASGKMQGDVAYYAPCGKKLRQYPDVVKYLSRNGISGITRDNFSFSAKIMVGDFYEAREGPQGLQWSLLKDEDVIPHILAMEGRRGRPPNSERQRGAEGGKGSRRRKGRPPNVGEGLGLGAEVPSPSEAKLLRKLEAQEIARQAAQMKMMRKLEKQAMARAAKEARKQQVSLSAIMAAEERRKQKEQMKLIKQQEKIKRIQQIRLEKEMRAQQILEAKRRKKEEVANAKMMEAEKRIKEKEMRRQHAVILKHQELERHRLDMVWERERRRQHGMLMKAVEARKKAEERERLRQEKRDEKRLNKERKLELRRLELEIARELKKPNEDMCLADHKPLPEFSRIPGLILPGGAVSDCLMLMQFLRGFGKVLGFDVGVDVPTLGMLQEGLLNVGDSMGHVQDLLVRLLSLAVCDPGLPPGHKTKTMLGDHLTNVGINRDNVSEVLQMYMGAYCGQTDLAELALSLKTKAFQAHTPAQKASILGFLANELACSKSVVSEIDKNLDHMTNMRKDKWLIEGKLKKLRTIHAKRTGKRDASMGGEEAQPLGTPSSGLKRKRKAGAESDDDEDEDEDSDDLADEDDEEEEEEMKKAKKVETCDEDDGDQSTSVEELEKQIEKLAKQQHQVRRKLFEASHSLRSMMYGQDRYRRRYWVLPHCGGVFIEAMESGEAAGELENERERRRAAAGEVHIKEEPQEEEVQKKNPGGVGGEVRSVYTSVRSEEGKEEKKGSPNLFLLHPASLSKLTTLLDVAKDVAKEIREAKADLRPKYSPTPPSVTTTTKTTPPSDPANASLPAKPTSPCASTAPNLPCEEAKPGYPTSTSSPSSFSSLLSPPPQLFSPIKTSTLAPNPPQLQYLPSDQLLRVLTERSGHWFSLLPRSPCDDSSLTTSPSPGPGPLQSSPLPSSSLTRPRSPPASPALPLTPSAASASASPHHPAGFINYPLSALQVKAGGSLLSLSAFCGGWPSGMLSPSQLPFCSSPLPGHSGLSSVEGSANAPPSVSSKSESPVPPGEKLSSTVPSPAMMEVPKHSDHPTPRPIPEEMLSGWWRVSDIEELRSLVGSLHSRGTREKGLHRQMHKYMELIPQVCTKHRDAAMIELCELEESQVSVESVRGWCVEEQAMEMDIAVLQQVEELERKVTTASLQVKGWMYPEPQSEREDLVYHEHKPLPKHQPAAGGAGDKDQPEDKADHKAGGVVRHADNPLDIAVTRLADLERNIERRYLRSPLGTTIQIRLDNVGAIGTVTVPAPSSSADREGGEEEVAHGMKVWRKALGDVRSAAQLAMCLQQLQKSIAWERSIMKVYCQICRKGDNEDLLLLCDGCDKGCHTYCHKPKITTIPEGDWYCPACISKASGPSPKNKKPLSKPVAGGGGKKPTAAEAKRNGKQAGNSNGNVEVSEDDSASASGTPKKGGGAKEPPSRKRKGEESPAPSQAPPTPQSPSLESPVVCVKRAKTARDNNRDLGLCRVLLAELERHQDAWPFLNPVNTKGIPGYRKVIKKPMDFATIREKLVSSQYQNLETFIIDVNLVFDNCEKFNEDNSDIGRAGHNMRKFFDKRWTELLNEIN; this is translated from the exons GTCGTTTGTATGGGGTGATGAGTGACCAGCAGCCCTACACGTTGTCAAGTGCCTTCCCCCTGGTCAGCCACCCAGCCTTCGGCCTGTACACCACCAGCTCAGGACGCCCAGAGTTTGGAGGCCTGGGGTCGTTGGGGTCCCTGGGTTCTCTGGGGTCCTTGGGGATGTCTGCTGCCCTGGCCGCACACCCCCAGCTGGGAGCTCTGACAG aatGGTGGCGAGCAGCAGAGGCCCacagtaggggggcagcagcCTTCCTCCCGCCGTTCCTGGGCCTCCCCACAATGTTCACCCCCCACATCCAGCAGAACCACAGCCCCCTGCAAGCCCCCTCCAGGACCCCCAGCAAAAACGGACAGACCCCCAAAG GGGTGAACGGGGCAGTGAATGGAAGTGGGGTCTCCTCCCCAACCATGCAGGGGTCTTACTCCATGAATGCGTCCCCATCCCTGGGTGCCTCCCAGGCTGTTAAGGGCCCCAACTCCAAGGCCAGGGGCCCCAGGAGCAGCCCTCACAGCCAGAGCCACACAGCAGAGCTACAGCTGGAGAAAGTACCCTGCAAACCTAAAGACAAG AAGCCCGGTAAAAAGCCAGCAGAGGTCGCTGGGGTCAGTGACAGCGAATCAGGCTCTTCCTCGGACAGCTCCAGCGACGGAGCCATCAGCAGCGACCTGGAGGACCTCGGAGGGGAAGAGGACGACGACGATGATGAcgacgacgatgatgatgatgaggatgaggaagaggagggaaagagcGAGGCGTGGAACTCTGAGAAGGAGAAGGCGAGGCGGACGAAGAAAAAAATGAAG atCGGGACACTAAGCTCGGGCATGAAGGAGGCCCAAGACAATAGGAACAGCCTGCCCCACAGCCTACACTCCGACCCCCCCACCCTGGTCCCCTCACAGCACTCCCCCTCTACCCTGTCCCAGagctcccccctgtctctccagACCTCCCGGCCCAGAGAGGAGGGTCTCCAGCAGCACCTCAGTGTCATCCAGTCCACGGGCCTAGCAGCCAGCTCCAAGCCCCTGGCCCTCCTCACCCAACCCCGCAGGGAAACCTCCTCCCCATCAACCGTCTCTGCCTCTCCAATCCCCCTCATCACCTCCCCCAAAGGACGCACCACCGCCTCCCCCAAGCCGCCCAAGCTTCTGCCCTCCTCGCCGCAGCACCCGCCCCTGTCCCTCTGCTCTTCCTCCAAGCCCCTGTCGGTGCCCTCCCTGGCCCGCTCCGTACCCCTGTCCTCCTCGCCTCAATCCTTCCCTCTCCTCACGTCGCCCATGGCCAACTCCCAGCAGCCCAAGCCTCTGAAGACACCTGGCAGTGGGAAGGCTAGTAAGAGGAAGTTGCTGGAGGAATCACTCTCTCAGATCAACGAATTCAGGCTCAAACAG TCTTTACTCTCACAAGGCCAGACTTTCCCGGCGGCACAGCCCAAGAAGCAGCAGGGTCACAAAACCTCTAGGAAGGCTGCTGGGGTGACGTCATCCTCCTTGCCGCCCCCCAATCTGTCCTCCTCGGAGAGTCCGTGTGGCGGTGGCAGAAGCACAAAGTTGCCCCctgctcccctcccccctcccccccagaaCAACCACTCCAACCTCTTCCTGTCCAGCGCTCTCCTGGGCCTAGCTGCCCACCCCAACGGAGTCATCCAAAGCACCACGGCTCAGGACGCGCCGCTAGCCCTTATCACCAAGCCCCGCAAAGACTCCAACAAGGACCTCTCTCGGGCAGGGGCGTCCCTCTCACTGCCCGTCAACCTCAGCACCGGCGGAAGGGTCCACTCGGCCTCCTCTCAGGGCCCCCCGGCGCGGCCCGCTACCTCACCCTCACCGGCCACGGCCCGGGGCCCCAGGAAGATCAAGGCCCCCAAGGCCCCTAACCTCCAGGTTCAGGCCCATGCCCTGGCCCCAATGGCAGCCTGGAAGGGCCTCTCTCAGAGTCACCTGGTGCAGTCTCTGGTGGACCTGTTCAGAGGGGCCGAGGCCGGCCTCCCAGGTCTCCCCGGTCTCCCTAGCAGCAAGGACTCGGATGACTCTGTTGAGGatgacgacgacgacgacgatgATGATCTGGATgatttggaggatgatgaggaggactCGGATGACAGCTTGTCAG ATTCTGACAGTAACTCGGACAGCGACAAGGACGTCTCCGGTGGCAAACTGAAGGACCCGAAGCTGAAGCTGCCATCGTCAGGCTCCGTCTCCAAGAGGGAGAAGACCCCACTCAAGCTAACCAAAGGCCACGCCTCCTTACTGAGCAGCACAACCAATCACACAGCCGCCAGCTGCTCCCCACTCAACCTGCAGGTCATCAAGACGCCCAACATCGTCACCAGCTCCAGTGCCTTGGCCTATCAcaactctccttcctcctcctactCCCTGGTCACGCCCCCAG gcGCAGGGAAAAGAAAGAGGGTGATGGATGAGCAGGAGTTGAGGATACCTCTGGAGTTGGG CTGGCAGAGAGAAACGCGGATCAAGAGCGCGTCCGGGAAGATGCAAGGCGACGTGGCGTACTACGCGCCATGCGGGAAGAAGTTGAGGCAGTACCCAGATGTGGTGAAG TATCTATCCAGAAATGGAATAAGTGGCATCACACGCGATAATTTTAGCTTCAGTGCAAAGATAATGGTTGGTGACTTCTATGAAGCCAGAGAAGGACCCCAG GGTCTGCAGTGGAGCCTGCTGAAGGACGAGGACGTCATCCCTCATATCCTGGCCATGGAGGGCCGGCGGGGACGGCCCCCCAACTCAGAGCGCCAGCGCGGGGCCGAGGGGGGAAAGGGCTCCCGGAGAAGGAAGGGCCGGCCACCCAACGTGGGAGAGGGTCTGGGGTTGGGGGCCGAGGTGCCTAGCCCCAGCGAGGCCAAACTCTTACGCAAACTGGAGGCCCAAG AGATAGCCAGGCAGGCGGCCCAGATGAAGATGATGAGGAAGCTAGAGAAGCAGGCCATGGCCAGGGCAGCCAAAGAGGCCAGGAAGCAACaag TCTCTCTTTCAGCCATCATGGCAGCCGAGGAAAGGAGGAAGCAGAAGGAGCAAATGAAGCTCATCAAGCAGCAG GAGAAGATCAAGCGTATTCAGCAGATCAGGTTGGAGAAGGAGATGAGGGCACAGCAGATCCTGGAG GCTAAACGCAGAAAGAAAGAAGAGGTTGCGAATGCCAAAATGATGGAGGCAGAGAAACGAATAAAG GAGAAAGAAATGCGAAGACAGCATGCAGTCATTTTGAAGCACCAG GAGTTGGAGAGGCATAGACTAGATATGGTATGG gagagggagaggagacggcAACATGGGATGCTCATGAAGGCGGTGGAGGCTCGCAAAAAAGCAGAG GAGCGCGAGCGCTTGCGGCAGGAAAAGAGGGATGAGAAACGCCTGAACAAGGAGCGGAAATTGGAGCTGAGGAGGCTGGAACTGGAGATTGCCAGGGAGCTGAAGAAGCCAAATGAAGACATGTGTCTGGCCGATCATAAG CCTCTTCCAGAGTTTTCCAGAATCCCTGGCCTGATCTTGCCGGGGGGTGCGGTGTCTGACTGCCTGATGCTGATGCAGTTCCTACGCGGTTTTGGGAAGGTGCTGGGCTTCGATGTGGGGGTGGACGTACCCACCCTGGGcatgctgcaggagggcctgctCAACGTGGGAGACAGCATGGGACACGTCCAGGACCTGCTGGTCAGACTGCTCTCCCTGGCCGTGTGTGACCCTGGACTGCCCCCTGGACACAAG acCAAGACCATGCTGGGGGACCATCTGACCAACGTGGGCATCAACCGGGACAATGTGTCGGAGGTGCTGCAGATGTACATGGGGGCCTATTGCGGGCAGACTGACCTGGCTGAGCTGGCCCTCAGCCTGAAGACCAAGGCCTTCCAGGCTCACACCCCCGCCCAGAAGGCCTCCATACTGGGCTTCCTGGCCAATGAGCTGGCCTGCAGCAAGAGTGTCGTCAG CGAGATCGACAAGAACCTTGATCACATGACCAACATGAGGAAGGACAAGTGGCTGATCGAGGGCAAACTCAAAAA gTTGAGGACCATCCATGCCAAGCGGACCGGGAAGAGAGATGCCAGTATGGGAGGGGAGGAGGCCCAGCCCCTGGGTACGCCCTCCTCTGGCCTCAAACGCAAGAGAAAGGCCGGAGCAGAAAGCGACGACGACGAGGATGAAGATGAAGACAGCGATGACCTGGCCGATGAAGAtgacgaggaagaggaggaggagatgaagaaggCGAAGAAAGTGGAAACGTGTGACGAGGACGATGGGGACCAATCAACTAGTGTGGAGGAGCTGGAGAAACAGATAGAGAAGCTAGCCAAG CAACAGCACCAGGTGAGGAGGAAGCTGTTTGAGGCGTCCCACTCCCTGCGCTCCATGATGTACGGCCAGGACCGGTACCGCCGGCGCTACTGGGTTCTGCCCCACTGCGGAGGGGTCTTCATCGAGGCCATGGAGAGCGGAGAAGCTGCGGGGGAGctggagaacgagagggagaggaggagggcggcAGCAGGGGAGGTGCACATCAAGGAGGAGCCgcaggaggaggaggtgcagaAGAAGAATCCTGGGGGCGTCGGCGGGGAGGTGAGGAGCGTCTACACCTCCGTGCGGtcagaggaggggaaggaggagaagaaaggtTCTCCCAATCTTTTCCTCTTGCATCCGGCCTCTCTCTCCAAACTGACCACGCTGCTCGATGTCGCTAAGGACGTTGCCAAGGAAATCCGCGAAGCCAAGGCAGACCTCCGCCCCAAATACAGCCCAACACCACCGTCTGTCACCACGACAACAAAAACAACACCACCATCCGATCCCGCCAACGCCTCTCTGCCCGCTAAACCTACAAGCCCCTGTGCGTCTACGGCGCCCAACCTGCCGTGCGAGGAGGCCAAACCCGGCTACCCCACCTCCACCTCGTCCCCCTCCTCGTTCTCCTCCCTCCTAAGCCCCCCACCCCAGCTTTTCAGCCCTATAAAGACCTccaccctagcccctaaccctccACAGCTCCAGTACCTCCCCAGCGACCAGCTCCTCAGGGTCCTGACAGAGAGGAGCGGTCACTGGTTCAGCCTACTCCCCCGCTCCCCCTGTGACGACTCCTCCCtcaccacctctccctcccctgggCCTGGCCCTCTCCAGTCCTCCCCGCTGCCTTCCTCCAGCCTCACCCGGCCCAGGTCTCCCCCGGCTTCCCCCGCCCTGCCTCTCACCCCCTCGGCAGCGTCGGCCTCAGCCAGCCCCCACCACCCAGCTGGCTTCATCAACTACCCTCTGTCAGCCCTGCAG GTTAAGGCTGGAGGGTCGTTGCTGAGTCTCTCAGCGTTCTGCGGTGGCTGGCCCAGTGGAATGTTGAGCCCCAGCCAGCTGCCCTTCTGCAGCAGCCCCCTGCCAGGCCACTCAGGCCTCAGCTCCGTGGAGGGCAGTGCCAATGCGCCGCCCAGCGTCTCCAGCAAGAGCGAGTCGCCCGTTCCTCCCGGCGAGAAGCTCTCGTCCACGGTGCCCTCTCCCGCCATGATGGAGGTGCCCAAGCACTCGGACCACCCCACACCACGGCCCATCCCAGagg agATGCTGTCAGGCTGGTGGCGGGTGTCAGACATTGAGGAGCTGCGCTCCCTGGTGGGGTCCCTCCACAGCCGGGGAACCAGAGAGAAGGGCCTGCACCGACAGATGCACAAATACATGGAGCTCATCCCACAGGTCTGCACCAAGCACCGAGACG CGGCCATGATAGAGCTGTGTGAGCTGGAGGAGAGCCAGGTGAGTGTGGAGTCAGTGCGTGGGTGGTGTGTGGAGGAGCAGGCCATGGAGATGGACATCGCTGTGCTGCAGCAggtggaggagctggagaggaAGGTCACCACCGCCAGCCTGCAGGtcaag GGCTGGATGTACCCCGAGCCCCAATCAGAGAGGGAGGACCTGGTCTACCACGAGCACAAGCCCCTCCCCAAACACCAACCAGCGGCGGGCGGCGCTGGCGACAAAGACCAACCGGAGGACAAGGCGGACCACAAGGCGGGCGGCGTGGTGCGTCACGCGGACAACCCTCTGGACATAGCGGTGACGCGGCTGGCGGACCTGGAGAGGAACATCGAGAGAAGGTACCTGAGGAGCCCCTTAGGTACCACCATTCAGATCAGGCTGGATAATGTGGGGGCTATCGGTACCGTCACTGTCCCCGCTCCCTCCAGTAGTGCTGACAGGGAAGG GGGCGAGGAGGAGGTGGCCCATGGGATGAAGGTGTGGAGGAAGGCCCTGGGCGACGTCCGCAGTGCCGCCCAGCTGGCCATGTGTCTCCAGCAGCTCCAGAAGTCCATCGCCTGGGAGAGGTCCATCATGAAAGTG TACTGTCAGATCTGCAGGAAGGGTGACAACGAGGACCTGCTCCTGCTGTGTGACGGCTGTGACAAAGGCTGCCACACGTACTGTCACAAACCCAAGATCACCACCATCCCCGAGGGGGACTGGTACTGTCCCGCCTGCATATCCAAG GCGAGCGGCCCGTCTCCCAAGAACAAGAAGCCGCTGAGCAAACCGGTGGCGGGTGGAGGCGGGAAGAAACCCACCGCTGCCGAGGCCAAGCGAAACGGGAAGCAGGCCGGCAACAGTAACGGTAACGTGGAGGTGTCAGAGGACGACTCGGCGAGCGCCAGCGGCACCCCTAAGAAAGGAGGAGGAGCGAAAGAGCCCCCCAGcaggaagaggaaaggagaggagagccccGCCCCGTCCCAGGCCCCGCCCACACCCCAGTCACCCagtctggagagccctgtggtgtgtgtgaagagagccaagacagccagagacaacaacaGAGACCTTGGTTTGTGCAG GGTGCTCCTGGCTGAGTTGGAGCGTCACCAGGATGCCTGGCCCTTCCTCAACCCCGTCAACACCAAGGGGATCCCTGGCTACAGGAAGGTCATCAAGAAGCCCATGGACTTCGCCACCATCAGAGAGAAGCTCGTCAGCAGCCA GTATCAGAATCTGGAGACTTTCATTATTGACGTCAACCTGGTTTTTGATAACTGTGAAAAGTTTAATGAAGACAATTCAGACATCGGGCGAGCGGGACACAACATGAGGAAGTTCTTTGATAAGAGATGGACAGAGCTTCTCAATGAAATAAACTAA